A portion of the Juglans microcarpa x Juglans regia isolate MS1-56 chromosome 1D, Jm3101_v1.0, whole genome shotgun sequence genome contains these proteins:
- the LOC121254063 gene encoding ribonuclease III domain-containing protein RNC1, chloroplastic yields the protein MELSSSFVHFHTCNNCSSSSSFSPFPIQTYRNSTNPTRRILRIYAVAVDPQQELPKNSPQRLLKELAERKRATSPKKKFPPKRFILRPPLDDQRLAQRFLNSPQMSLKSFPLLSSCLPSSRLNFADKTWMEEYLLEAKQALGYPLEPSDERFGDDNPAKQFDTLLYLAFQHPACERTKARHVRSGHSRLLFLGQYVLELAFAEYFLQRYPRESPAPMRERVFGLIGKRNLPKWIKAASLQNLVFPYDDMDKLKRKEREPPAKFVFWALFGAIYLCFGMPEVYRVLFEVFGMDPEDEDCQPKLRRQLEDVDYVSVEFEGKKLSWQDVAAYKPPEEALFAHPRLFRACVPPGMHRFRGNIWDYESRPQVMQALGYPLAMKDRIPGITEARNIELGLGLQLCFLHPSKHKFEHPRFCYERLEYVGQKIQDLVMAEKLLMKHIDAPGLWLQERHRRLLMNKFCGRYLRDKHLHSFIIYSEQVQDAFEHNRRLRNPATTAVQQALHGLAYTVYGKPDVRRLMFEVFDFEQVQPKAV from the exons ATGGAACTTTCATCTTCCTTCGTACACTTTCACACATGCAACAATtgctcttcttcatcctccttcTCCCCCTTCCCAATCCAAACCTACCGCAATTCCACCAACCCCACGCGGAGAATCCTTCGTATCTATGCGGTGGCTGTCGACCCACAACAAGAACTCCCCAAGAACAGTCCCCAGAGGCTTCTCAAGGAGCTGGCCGAGCGCAAAAGAGCCACTTCTCCCAAGAAGAAGTTTCCCCCTAAGAGGTTCATTCTGAGGCCCCCATTGGACGATCAGAGATTAGCCCAACGGTTCCTCAACAGCCCCCAGATGTCCCTCAAATCGTTCCCCTTGTTAAGCTCTTGTTTGCCGTCCTCGCGGCTCAACTTCGCTGACAAGACCTGGATGGAGGAGTACCTGCTCGAGGCGAAGCAGGCTCTGGGGTACCCTTTGGAGCCCTCGGACGAGCGGTTCGGGGACGATAACCCGGCGAAGCAATTTGATACTTTGTTGTATTTGGCCTTTCAGCACCCCGCGTGCGAGAGGACTAAGGCGCGGCACGTTCGGTCGGGCCACTCGAGGCTTCTGTTCTTGGGGCAGTACGTGCTTGAGTTGGCGTTTGCCGAATATTTCTTGCAGAGGTATCCGAGGGAGTCCCCGGCTCCGATGAGAGAGAGGGTTTTCGGGTTGATTGGGAAGCGGAACCTGCCCAAGTGGATTAAAGCCGCGAGCTTGCAGAACTTGGTGTTTCCGTATGATGATATGGATAAGTTGAAGAGGAAGGAGCGCGAGCCGCCCGCGAA GTTTGTATTCTGGGCTTTGTTTGGTGCAATATATCTTTGTTTCGGTATGCCCGAAGTATATCGGGTTCTTTTTGAAGTGTTTGGCATGGACCCAGAAGATGAGGACTGCCAACCAAAATTACGAAGACAACTGGAAGATGTAGATTATGTCTCTGTTGAGTTTGAAGGCAAAAAGCTCAGCTGGCAAGATGTTGCAGCCTATAAA CCTCCAGAAGAGGCTCTTTTTGCACACCCAAGGCTCTTCAGGGCCTGCGTTCCACCAGGCATGCATCGGTTCAGAGGCAATATATGGGATTATGAGAGCAGACCCCAAGTTATGCAAGCACTGGGATACCCCTTAGCAATGAAAGATCGAATTCCAGGTATCACTGAAGCCAGGAACATTGAACTTGGACTTGGGTTGCAG CTTTGTTTTCTACATCCGTCAAAGCACAAGTTTGAGCATCCACGCTTTTGCTACGAGCGATTAGAATATGTTGGGCAGAAGATCCAG GATCTTGTGATGGCGGAGAAATTGTTGATGAAGCATATAGATGCCCCTGGTCTGTGGCTACAGGAGAGGCACCGGCGGCTTCTCATGAACAAGTTCTGTGGGAGGTATTTGAGGGACAAGCATCTCCATAGCTTTATCATTTATTCTGAGCAGGTTCAAGATGCATTCGAGCACAATCGAAGACTAAGGAACCCAGCTACTACTGCTGTTCAACAAGCCCTTCATGGGCTAGCATACACTGTTTACGGGAAGCCCGATGTAAGACGCCTCATGTTTGAGGTTTTTGATTTTGAGCAAGTCCAGCCTAAAGCCGTATGA